The following DNA comes from Plodia interpunctella isolate USDA-ARS_2022_Savannah chromosome 1, ilPloInte3.2, whole genome shotgun sequence.
AACTTGTCTCAACGCGTTTGTGAATATTCCTAGGTATAAATGAAGTCGCATTCGTAAAATTAAATCGTCTGAAAAACAATACCGGTTGGATGTTAGGACATTGAAGAAAATGAGGTACCTACTCATCTAAAGCTATTGTTTCTACaagaacaaaatgaaaatgaaaatgaaaatgaaaaatgaaaaaatctttatttcttcaacatacattgttttatgaaaactagTTGATGAAGTCTCCTTTTAAGCATGCATAACACGCCTGTGCCAGGAGACTCCGCTCTTCCTTAGCACTATTATCATaacataaagaaatataatcatcatttataaaaaaaaaaaaaagaatatacatacataaacatacatacatatacatacacaatacttacatataaattatatatacatatatatatatatatatatatatatatatatatatatatatatatatatatacaattacatacatatacattacaCTTACAGCAAgaacaaaaagtttttttttttttttttaattaggtttttctaattattgtaatagtcACTTTAAATCGTCTTTTCCAATAAATTTTCCACTTCAACataacttaaattttgtaaccagtttataattattgatttacaTTCGTATGGAGTTTTATCActtatattgatttgtttatctatcttattatacaaatatgcTGAGCGTTTTTCAAACTGAACTCTTGCAAATGCCGTATTGATAACAGGAACCGCTACCGCATTCATTTTTCTCCTTCCAGCTTCAACATTCGGGTTATAAGAAACggatttatgtttttttaagattaagttaataatgtataattttcgGACCGACAATATTTTACTCACTGAATATAATTCATGTGTTGggaatgttctttttttaaaatacattacttTGAGCAGACTTCGCTGAGCTCTTTCTACATCCAGAAAACGAGTCTTAAGGGCACCGCCCCAGACTGGGATGCAGTAAGAAATGATTGATTGGACCaaagaaatgtaaatatagttAAGTATATTCTTAGAGCCATTGGTGTTAGAACCTTTGCCCGGGGCGATATATCTCAGGTTCTTAAATATCCATATAAATTTACGTATCCTAGATGCCAACTGTTCTAATTGAGGATACCATGACAATCTTTGGTCCAGGATCACACCTAAGTATTTTGTCTGACTTACTTTCTTAATAGATGGACAATTACAACATTCAATTGTCGGATTTTGACATGTATGAATTTGCATAGAGAAATCTAGTGACGGTtgagtatttttatagatactgAAACAcatgaaattagttttttctgTATTAAGGGTAAGCAAGTTATTTTTAAGCCATGTCGCGATCCGGGACACACCCCGCTCCGCATTTCTCTTTATATCAGTCCACGTTGACCCAGTGAAGACAATTGATGTGTCATCAGCATACGAAAATAGTTTGGCCCCATCAAGAGTCAGGTTGCAAAGATCGTTTATATAAACGAGAAACAGGGTAGGTCCCAGAACACTACCTTGTGGTACGCCACATGTCACATCAACATCTTCACTCACCGTCTGCCCTAATTTAACTTGTTGCTTACGATTAGTTAAATAATCCCTAAAGATTGCCAATTGAGTATTCCTTACACCAATTATTTCCAATTTACGTAATAGGATAGGGACAGAGACAGTATCAAAGGCCTTCTTTAagtctaaaaatattgacatacaCTTCTTCCCATTATCCAGTTGCTTAGTAATTAGAGTGGTTATAGATGTAACTGCATCCTCCGTTGAGATACCATGCCTAAAACCAAATTGGTTtgaagataatatattatatgtctCAAAGTATTTCAATAGTCTAGAATTGAGCAGTTTTTCTAGTATTTTAGCCAAAACAGGAAGAACGGATATAGGTCTGTAGTTGTTAATGTTGTCTCTGTCCCCATTCTTGAAGATAGGAGTTATCACagatttttttagtaaatttggAAATATTCCCTTTTTGAAGCAGAGGTTGGCCAGGTGTGTTACTATTGGTATGATTTcgttttttacatatttaagatAAGCCGTAGTTATGTTGTCCCAACCTGGGGCACTATCcgattttaaattcattattatactattaacTTCCTGATAGTCCGTATCTAGCAGAACGAAAGATTGGGGCTGGCTTGGTAGGGAGTTAAGATAATCATTAAGTTCACGGTTATTATTCACGGTTTGTTGGATATCGTTAGCAAGTTTATTGCCAATATCTGCAAAATAGTTATTTACGAAATTTGCAGATTCTAGGGCAGTAGGTTGCATGTTAGATAGTTCGTTGTTTGggcaatgttttttatttgtgtatgttattgtttttatatttttccaaagcTGTTTggtgttatttattgaatttattagtaaattcCTCTCGTAttgtctttttaattttttaataagattatTACAATAGTTTCTGTATCgtgtatatgtaattttttttatttcattaagaGGGTCGTCACGtgattttttctgtaatttattACGGGTTTTAATACATCTCAGAATACCACTGGTAATCCAGGGTTTTATAATTCTcttacttttttgtatttttattgtggttGTGCTTTCTTCCATCGAGTCTGCCAATCCTTGAATTAAGGTAGCTACTAGAGTGTCGGGGTCATCACAAAATAGAAGTTgcgaaagatttttttcttgaagACATTTTAGTGATTTTTCAAagtcgatttttttaaaagttttagaggCCGTGGGatgttttttcaatttagaTATACAAAGAAATGTTGTAAGATGGTCGGTAATTGTTGTTGTCATAATAGCAATAAATGCTGATtgttttttcttgtttatttttagcatGAAGTGGtcgtaacatttattttccctGGTCGGTATAGAATGTCCAGCAAGAATACCATGCGTTGATAACATATCCAAATAAgatgttctattttttaattcatagtcgtattctttttctaattgaattatattgatatttatatcaCCTGTGATAACTATGTTTTGACAAGATTTGATTGATGTTAGATATTGTGACAAGGAATTAATGAACCGTTCCGCATAACGGTTTGAGGGGGAGCGATAGATAcctaaaattgaattattgaatatatctattaaataaaaatatataaattaataaaatatgtagtttAATACGTCTttttttcttgtctttgttatagttatatacctatgtctgtgtgtctgtcacACAGagacataggtaggtatacctaaGTAGATAGgagaattatttcttttatctatggaaaatacgataaatattttttttatctatctcaAGGTAAACCACCCAGTGACTTAGATATTGAAGCCCTCCATTTCTCCTCGTCTGTTGCTCTTGatgctaaaataaaactaaatactttaaattccCTTTCATCTAATCCCACTCTGAGCATACCAGATACTCAGGGTCGTTCTTTGCGTAGTGCTGAAAACCTTCGTCTAATTACTCCTATCCACTCCCCTGTTTTTTCCAATTCGTTAACTGTACATGCTGTTCGTCTTTGGAATGCTTTACCTTACTCCATCCGGTGCAACTCAAACTCTGAGTACCTTTAAATCTCAGGTCAAGACATATTATTAATCTCTTTGATTAGTTGTTTCTGTATTTCCATTCTCTCCTGCAGTCTCTATATcttcataattcataattatgtgcaatataagtatatatttatgtaatatgtgTATGTAAGTTTATAGTATTAACATTTATGATGGTTTATgacatttaagtatatttatatattaagtctatttttacaattgtcAGTTTAATCCGACCCGCATTACTGTATTTCCTCGTCTAGCAATTTCCTAGTCTGAAAGAAATTGCTTACAGCTATAAGGCCGCCTTTTGCACAATGTACTATACCATGTCATGCTATGTGTGATTAGGTAtactttttgtacttatgctatgtaattaatttgtgcaataaagaatttttgtattgtattgcatATATGGatacaatatattaacatgtaactatgattttattttcaggaatCAGTAACATTGTGAGCTACCTTACCTACTCAGCTTACCTTGAGGAAGCGGTTAACCGCAATCATggttaattattacatttatgcCAAAGATTTTTCTGGTTCAACTGATGGAGAAagttattttcatgaaaatggCATAAAAACTCttcaagattttaaaaaagacgtagaaaaaataaaaaaagaacaatctACTGACGGAGAACCAATAGCAGAatcgaaaataatttacttacattGGGGAGATAAATGTTATGAAGTCGACGAagatataactatattatcaTACAAAGAACTCAGCTCTGGACACATGGGTACTTACCCAGAAACTATTATTGAATGGATACAACGAGGAAATTACATCTgcagagaaaataataaaattaaattgctgTACATCATAACCGATGGTATGATAGATTACGCCAGTTCACACAAATGTTTGAggttgaatataaatatgcattatgaaaatgttgtatttcatgcaatcaacaaaaatgaagaagaaatagACCTTTCTGTAGCTGCGTCTTTTTTCAAGAGCCATTGCACAATTTATAGGAATTATATACTCTAtgataacattaatatttccGAGGAGTTTGACTATGATAAGATAAACGTGGATAATTTTTTCGTCGAAAGAGATAATTTAAAGTCTTACATCAAGCTAAAGTATATcagtaaagtaaaaaaagatGCTATTGCATTGCAAGAAATAGATAAGTTGAAGAAGTTGCGAAATAGATTGTTTGCAGATTTATCATCGAGAACAGAAAAAGGCGAAATTAATCTTAACACAAAGGATAAGGAAACATTTTTGCGAGACTTTGTCAGAACGGATTGGTATTTGAATCTCAATGCTGCATCTCATGATGTGAAAGTTGACATCGAGAAATCCATTTCAACTCTgatcaattatattataagtgaTACAAAATCTTTCTCTTTCGACGCATTGAAATTCGACATGAAATTTGATAAGCCCATAGAAGAAGAACCAATAGTGGATGTTAATTTTACAACTGAACAAGAAATTGAATTTCCTGacattattatgtatgatGATAAAGGAATACCTGTTATAGTATTAACTGAATTGAATCTGCTTGacaaaatcatttttcatAGAACAGATACGTCGTCTGAAGTGTCGCCtgctagttttaataaattcaaatcgaCAATGGATTGCCCGTTATTTTTGGCAAATGATCCAGACATATGTGAGTCTATcggttatttttatactttaaatgtatataaacaattattggATAGCAATATAAAGACAGAGCCGCGTACGCGAAGACAATTCCATGGTGGCCTCGTACTTATTGATACAGATGAATTTGACAAATATAATGATTACATTTTGTCGGCgacatattttaatcataaaaaaattcattacaatattggattattttattacgtgttatggaaaaattgtgaaaataaagaatggatggataaaaatgtaatagagAAGTTCAAGAATTACACAATGCGACGTATTGAGGCCACAGTATGTAAGATAGGATTGTCATCATTGCCATTGGATCCTCAAGTAAAAACATCATTACCAACTGCGTTGTGGTACTGCGTCGAGTTGTCGTCGTCTATATTCAAAGACGATCCTCTTAATTTCATGCATGAACGTTTAAGAATGTATTATGGTATGGCTCATTGTATGATCGAAAtactgaaaattttaaattatgacttAGATTTAGAATCTATTGGAAAACGTAGGGATATAATTAGACATgttatgattttgaaaaaaatcccAAACCAAAGCgagaaagtttattatttgttggacaaaatattcaaaagtaCAAACGGATTCCTCATTAGTGAAATTGAACATCCatgcaatttaaataaactcaatTTCCTGAAACTGAATCATAAAGATATGTTGCGGGACGATGACATTGAACAAAAACTTCACTTGAAtgactatgtacatttaatgaattttaatgattatagTAAAGCAAAAAACGGTATAAGTATGTTTGATATCTGTGAAAAAACATTTCGTCCTTATTTTACTATCGGCCAAAACAGATCATTTTATACGGAATTATTcgaaattagtaaaaaaatcgtaattaataatgatgacgacaaaaataaaataaatataacttatgaCGATCTCGATTCGCTCgagtttaacaaaattttgtctGTATACAATCTGTTTATACGTTGTGTACAAGATTTAGAGAAATATCCCACCTTACCTGAATACACTGAGTATATTcacaagaagaagaaatatattGAGGATAAGGTAACCATATTTCCACCTAACGTTTATATAGCCGCTGAAAGCGTGTATTCACGTTATCAGAATATAATGACGAAAGTCGATGTCAAGACATTTATACATGTGACTAAAAGTTATGTGAATCGATCAGAACGTATTAAAGCCGAAGAAGTAGTGAGATTCAGTGATGATAATgaagttacaaaatttattttgagcgAGGAATTAAAAGTGAAATTGCAGATCAAAGCTAAGTCAGGAGCGTCTGGTTCGCCCCAACGCTCCCGACGCCCGCGCCGCCACCGGCACGGTCGCCAGGGCCAGCTGATTAAAGCGTCCCACATGGTCGAATCagaatctaaataaatagacgTATGACTTACGTTTTTTACtacaatgtcaaatatttcttttcctGTGATCATTGATACTCGCAAATTATGTACGACTGATTTAAGCAAATAATCGTATATTTCTTGTTatgttgttttaattgttttaataaatgtataaattaagttaatgGCTCTGATCTCTTGTAACTATAACTATTGGGAATTCATGTTATTGTCTCCCAAAAACGGTATAATCGAAAATAAAGACATGACATTATGtgattactttttgtttttttttactcattaTTTACCGacacatacattttcattcaatCCGATTCGAAGGACTGTTAAGCTAAACTGCATTGCGTTCTCGTGTAAGCCTTGAACATCCCTCGTTGtatgtatgaatatataattacatacaatacaaaattgaaCCTCGagataaagtattatatattatcgaaataagtatattttatctagagcatatatattttttccaattttctgaccttgtcatctaccctatcGTTTCACATCACTGAGGACATCCATGACACCTCATATGTTCCCTTAGCGTATAACTTCTAGCATACGCTTTACtacaaatattacatgtaAAAGGTTTCTCTCCACTGTGCTTCAACATATGCTTTTTCAAACCATGATTAGTAATAAATGCCATACCACAGTCACCACACTTCTTGTTCTTATGACCGTGAGTTTGACGCATATGTGTCGCCAAATAATGCTTAATGTTATACTCCCTACTACATATAGGACATACAAATTTATGTGTTATATTATGAACTTCTGACATATGTTTGATTCTATCGTTGTAATGCTTCATCGGCTTAAAACATATCTGGCATTTAAGTTGTCGTTTAGAATGTGCGCTTTCCATATGATTTGCTTTAGaggttttagtttttaatactTTCCCACATTCGTTGCAAGGGAAATTGCCATTTTCATGAGTTCTCTTATGAACTTTTAgcctttttgaatttaaaaatgatttaccGCAAATATCACATATGCAGTTAGCGTAATGTTCGTTCAAATGAGTTGTTAAAGTTCTGAATACATGGAATTCTCTTTTACATATATGGCATGAGTATGGACTAGTGTTGACTTTGTAATCAGCTATACATTCCTTGTAAATGATCTTATTGTGAACGTCGACAAGATGGCGACGCATCGATTCTACGtccattaaattcaaattgcaGAGTCTGCAttccaaatttgaaatttcgaTTTGTAACGAGCGCGgaaatcttttaattttttttagttctccATTTATGTCGTGATGCACTTGAGATGTGTGTTTTCTGAGGAGATTTATTTCCATGAAGTCCTGGTGGCAGAAGAAGCATTGGAACCAGCTCTTGTGGTGCCTGAAGGGGCAGGCAGTTGTTTCCGTTAGGACAATACAACAAGTTAACATAACACGCTTACGTTCCGACACATGTTTTATGCAGTTGGCTGGGACGAGTTGGTCTTgcactaaaacaaaaataaccgTCAAGCAATCAAGCGATTGAGGCGAACGTGTGCTACATGTTTGGTGCATACTGCTCTTGTACTCAATCTCAGATGGACGAATCGTTATGAAGATGCGATCAACACGGGCAGTTCGGCAGCGCCAACTGGCGCCGAAAGCGCTTTCTTGATTGTGTAGTCTATAAGTAAGTTTCTTTGTGTGTTCAGAATAATAGTAACCATAGGAAATGCAATATTACAAATTGGCTTTATCACAAGTTACTTACCTACTCTTTCTTCCTCATCAACATCATGAACTTTCTTAACTAATAATGATATTGGCGCATCAGAATCGTATTCATCTGATTTGATCCTCTTTTTTCGCACACCTTTATTGTTagtgttttgtctctttctcttCTTTTCACTATTTGATATTGGCTGTACAGTCTCATCTGTTATATCCAATTTCACTGTAGAGTAGTCTGAAATTAGAAgtcactaatttattttaaatttgagtaATATgcatcaatatttaataatcatgTATAGTATTGTTCAAAAGTCAGGAGAAACTGTTGTTTATCGAATTTCCCTATGGGGGCTGGcaaagttgtatttttatatggcTATCcgtaattaatgtataatcTAAATGTTTATGGCAAATAATACTAACTTTCACTGTAAGATATATCATCCAAGCAGTTTGCACTATGAGTGTCCTCCAACTCTGTTTCCATCTTAATGTCCATATCTTTGTCTTCTTCTGTAAAACAGCAAAacactataaaacaaaaatacagataccatagctgtaataataaacaaaactgtAGTATAAGGGCTTGAATCAAGGTACAAGATCATGAAATGTAAATGTACTACAATAAAGATGAAGAGAGAGAAGAAGAGAAGATtgtaatttcaagaaaataaaagttgaaaagaTTATTTGGGAAGTAAATATTATGGTTCTTACTAGAAGTCACACTCAATTATTAGTTAGAtgctgtataatttattttataaaatagctGTTCTCTGGGGTTTCATACCCATGGTAGAATTAACATGATTGATAAACAGACATTCTCATACACTCACAtccaaactttcacatttacaattaatttacaattggCAGGATAGTCTAGCCTAGTCAAAAGTATGCATCAACCTGATTTACTACTCCAATgttcattaaaatgtttatttgcttGGAGCACTTGTTCTCTGAAATTGTGTGCCTCCCGTAGGTGTCCTACACACAAACTGCAAACCATCCGACTTGGACCCCACTTTGTTATATGAGTCAgctgaaaaattataaatacagaccaatcaaaatattctacaaataattaaagtgcaaaatattctgtaaataattatagtttaaaatagaTTCATTCAAACCAGTCAGTTCATCTatgtttaaatgtataaacttATTACAAAAAGCCAGTCACTGCATATTGATAACAAACTAGCAGCCTATGATGGCTTtactcaggtaaaaccataatgaaGTATGCATACCTACCATAAAGCACTCACCTTATATTctaaatcacactatctattgatgaaaacaaaaattcgtccggaagtttttgagtttaataatatataaatacagacATGATGCAAACAGGGGGACCTCTTTTTATAAGATATAGCATGTCTGTTGTATTCTAAATATAAGATGTAGGTATTtggacattattatttttattatacgtagATGCCACAAAAGTGGCACATAACACAGCTCAGTCTTGGAACTgccatttataaatttgagcaatgtttaaataatcaGGTGATGCTCACACTAATCCCAAAACACTGTTGTAGCATATCACCGAAAACTTCTTTTTTACCGGCTTCTGTTATATAGGGAACAGTCATATCCCACAATCCGCAGGCGGACAAGCAGCATCTACAGACGTCAGGTTGGCCAATCCAGCTTCGTAAGTTTTCTATATCCATTttgaataggtacctattataaagtatttttatctgaAGGTGGGATGAATAGTTCCAGTGAACAGGTAGAAATTACCCTTTCTTTCCACTTTGGTCcaattcacaaaataaaagttttattgcgACGAGCTATTCGTTtggtttgttttgatttttttttacaaactttgaCATCATAAAAAGTCACTGTCAGTAACTACTTTTTATGACTTTAGTAGACTAGTAAGAAACTTgccagtataaaataaagcggAATCTTCCCCAAGAAAACTTATTCAACAGACATTGCTGATTTTCCTTTGCAGTCATAAAAACaatcttatataaatataatacgcAATGTTGATTcacttttgtatatttctaGCATAAATTTGCATATTCTTTTTGCAACAAACTGTCACGCTTTTTCATATCAAtatggtacctacctacctatatacaaatgtatttacaGTCACCAATGTGGTGTTGGggtatatttactaaatgagAACCATGGAATGTGAATATACTTGCACTTTATTCAAGCGTCTGGGTCAGTCTGACCCAGACTTGTGCTTAATACAATAGGTACAGAATATATACGAGTCAACGATTGCGACGCgatgtaaatacattttgtatataagtaggtaggtatgcaTGACCCTACATaaacaactttattttcattgattaTCAAACATCGTCACATCTGCAGCATTTGGATCACATTCGCGCTTACGAAAGTAAGATAGGTAAATCttttttaggtatatattgcGTGCCACACTAACGCCGAACTCGACAGGTGCACGCGAATACATGAACACTTCCTACTTTAAGTGATTTtctttaccgcaatgaaaaacccgCAATACTGATACTGAATACGCCAAAGTTCAGCGAAATGTTTGCGGATAGTATGGAGCCGGCATTTACTAAAATCGAGAAATGtggtaaacttaaaaatattacgtaacTAAGTAGaccaagaaaaacaaatataaatgttgaatggaatataaattttattaagcaTCTATACTGCGTGTTTAACagattaatgaaattttccTAAGTGATGAAACTGATTCTATGGAGTATTTTAGTGTACAAacattatgttataattactAACGACAAATTCTAAATTGgaagacaatattttttctgtaagcACTGCAGTTTTTAAACTCTACCATGTCATTAACTACTGATATCATTTTGAGCAAGTTTGAATCAACAAACTTTATTCTCGTCGCTCTTTACAACGTACATGGGTGAACCTACaaagtattttgaaatttaaaccCGAGTCATAAGGCTTCAAATCGCATGAAcagaaattgaattttaatcgTACTGTTCCTCATTTAAACTTCTTAGGTCCGAATATAAGGTCAGCATCGGGTGCGCCCTTGGGATGCTGGTATTTCTGCCGCACGTGAAGCCCCCTGTTAGGGTTGCCGCTTCCGCCCGAACCGCCGCCACTTTCAGCGCTGTATTCTTCCTCTTCTTGTCTCTCTGATATATTTAGTGTCaatctgtaatattttatttaaaatgaaaataaattatagtttcaGAGATATTCATAACTTTGCATTGTCATTGTCTAAGTAAAACTACTTTAAAGTTTCAATAGCTTCATCTGGTTACGAGATTCAATGCGGGTCGCTAAACCAGCTACATCATTGTACGATAGTATTCAAAAATTCCACATAAATTACCTTTTAACTCTCTCCATTTCTTGTTTATCAGCCAACGCCTGTTGTTGAAGGTTACTCGCAAGTTCTGGCGGAGCGTTAAAAGACTTATACTGAGGCTTGGTCCCTTTTCTGACCATCAGCACAAACTCTACGCCTTGCT
Coding sequences within:
- the LOC128674094 gene encoding zinc finger protein 93-like isoform X1; this translates as MDIENLRSWIGQPDVCRCCLSACGLWDMTVPYITEAGKKEVFGDMLQQCFGISLTHITKWGPSRMVCSLCVGHLREAHNFREQVLQANKHFNEHWSSKSVFCCFTEEDKDMDIKMETELEDTHSANCLDDISYSENYSTVKLDITDETVQPISNSEKKRKRQNTNNKGVRKKRIKSDEYDSDAPISLLVKKVHDVDEEERVVQDQLVPANCIKHVSERKRVMLTCCIVLTETTACPFRHHKSWFQCFFCHQDFMEINLLRKHTSQVHHDINGELKKIKRFPRSLQIEISNLECRLCNLNLMDVESMRRHLVDVHNKIIYKECIADYKVNTSPYSCHICKREFHVFRTLTTHLNEHYANCICDICGKSFLNSKRLKVHKRTHENGNFPCNECGKVLKTKTSKANHMESAHSKRQLKCQICFKPMKHYNDRIKHMSEVHNITHKFVCPICSREYNIKHYLATHMRQTHGHKNKKCGDCGMAFITNHGLKKHMLKHSGEKPFTCNICSKAYARSYTLREHMRCHGCPQ
- the LOC128674094 gene encoding zinc finger protein 93-like isoform X2, which produces MDIENLRSWIGQPDVCRCCLSACGLWDMTVPYITEAGKKEVFGDMLQQCFGISLTHITKWGPSRMVCSLCVGHLREAHNFREQVLQANKHFNEHWSSKSEEDKDMDIKMETELEDTHSANCLDDISYSENYSTVKLDITDETVQPISNSEKKRKRQNTNNKGVRKKRIKSDEYDSDAPISLLVKKVHDVDEEERVVQDQLVPANCIKHVSERKRVMLTCCIVLTETTACPFRHHKSWFQCFFCHQDFMEINLLRKHTSQVHHDINGELKKIKRFPRSLQIEISNLECRLCNLNLMDVESMRRHLVDVHNKIIYKECIADYKVNTSPYSCHICKREFHVFRTLTTHLNEHYANCICDICGKSFLNSKRLKVHKRTHENGNFPCNECGKVLKTKTSKANHMESAHSKRQLKCQICFKPMKHYNDRIKHMSEVHNITHKFVCPICSREYNIKHYLATHMRQTHGHKNKKCGDCGMAFITNHGLKKHMLKHSGEKPFTCNICSKAYARSYTLREHMRCHGCPQ
- the LOC128674094 gene encoding zinc finger protein ZFP2-like isoform X3 codes for the protein MDIENLRSWIGQPDVCRCCLSACGLWDMTVPYITEAGKKEVFGDMLQQCFGISLTHITKWGPSRMVCSLCVGHLREAHNFREQVLQANKHFNEHWSSKSDYSTVKLDITDETVQPISNSEKKRKRQNTNNKGVRKKRIKSDEYDSDAPISLLVKKVHDVDEEERVVQDQLVPANCIKHVSERKRVMLTCCIVLTETTACPFRHHKSWFQCFFCHQDFMEINLLRKHTSQVHHDINGELKKIKRFPRSLQIEISNLECRLCNLNLMDVESMRRHLVDVHNKIIYKECIADYKVNTSPYSCHICKREFHVFRTLTTHLNEHYANCICDICGKSFLNSKRLKVHKRTHENGNFPCNECGKVLKTKTSKANHMESAHSKRQLKCQICFKPMKHYNDRIKHMSEVHNITHKFVCPICSREYNIKHYLATHMRQTHGHKNKKCGDCGMAFITNHGLKKHMLKHSGEKPFTCNICSKAYARSYTLREHMRCHGCPQ
- the LOC128674094 gene encoding zinc finger protein ZFP2-like isoform X4, with the translated sequence MVCSLCVGHLREAHNFREQVLQANKHFNEHWSSKSVFCCFTEEDKDMDIKMETELEDTHSANCLDDISYSENYSTVKLDITDETVQPISNSEKKRKRQNTNNKGVRKKRIKSDEYDSDAPISLLVKKVHDVDEEERVVQDQLVPANCIKHVSERKRVMLTCCIVLTETTACPFRHHKSWFQCFFCHQDFMEINLLRKHTSQVHHDINGELKKIKRFPRSLQIEISNLECRLCNLNLMDVESMRRHLVDVHNKIIYKECIADYKVNTSPYSCHICKREFHVFRTLTTHLNEHYANCICDICGKSFLNSKRLKVHKRTHENGNFPCNECGKVLKTKTSKANHMESAHSKRQLKCQICFKPMKHYNDRIKHMSEVHNITHKFVCPICSREYNIKHYLATHMRQTHGHKNKKCGDCGMAFITNHGLKKHMLKHSGEKPFTCNICSKAYARSYTLREHMRCHGCPQ
- the LOC128674074 gene encoding uncharacterized protein LOC128674074, producing the protein MVNYYIYAKDFSGSTDGESYFHENGIKTLQDFKKDVEKIKKEQSTDGEPIAESKIIYLHWGDKCYEVDEDITILSYKELSSGHMGTYPETIIEWIQRGNYICRENNKIKLLYIITDGMIDYASSHKCLRLNINMHYENVVFHAINKNEEEIDLSVAASFFKSHCTIYRNYILYDNINISEEFDYDKINVDNFFVERDNLKSYIKLKYISKVKKDAIALQEIDKLKKLRNRLFADLSSRTEKGEINLNTKDKETFLRDFVRTDWYLNLNAASHDVKVDIEKSISTLINYIISDTKSFSFDALKFDMKFDKPIEEEPIVDVNFTTEQEIEFPDIIMYDDKGIPVIVLTELNLLDKIIFHRTDTSSEVSPASFNKFKSTMDCPLFLANDPDICESIGYFYTLNVYKQLLDSNIKTEPRTRRQFHGGLVLIDTDEFDKYNDYILSATYFNHKKIHYNIGLFYYVLWKNCENKEWMDKNVIEKFKNYTMRRIEATVCKIGLSSLPLDPQVKTSLPTALWYCVELSSSIFKDDPLNFMHERLRMYYGMAHCMIEILKILNYDLDLESIGKRRDIIRHVMILKKIPNQSEKVYYLLDKIFKSTNGFLISEIEHPCNLNKLNFLKLNHKDMLRDDDIEQKLHLNDYVHLMNFNDYSKAKNGISMFDICEKTFRPYFTIGQNRSFYTELFEISKKIVINNDDDKNKINITYDDLDSLEFNKILSVYNLFIRCVQDLEKYPTLPEYTEYIHKKKKYIEDKVTIFPPNVYIAAESVYSRYQNIMTKVDVKTFIHVTKSYVNRSERIKAEEVVRFSDDNEVTKFILSEELKVKLQIKAKSGASGSPQRSRRPRRHRHGRQGQLIKASHMVESESK